The genomic segment ACCTGTTCTGGTGGTTCTCCTGGAGCATCATGATTGGCCAGTTTACGGCTCGCTTCGTCAGCGGTATCAAAACCTGGCAGTTGCTGATTGCCATGCTGGTGGTGCCGTCCATCGCTATCGGTGTGTGGTTCTCGGTGCTGTTCCACTACCACGCCGAGGGTCTGAAGATTGCGGCGATGACCAACCTGGCCATGATTTCGGTGGGGGTTCTGATGGTGGTGAACTCACTGGATTCGCTGATTCGGCTGTACACCGATAACCTGAACCTGACCGCCCGGCGTATGGGCCGAATGAACTACGTGATCGTGAATTTTGGCGTTATGGTGCTGCTGACCATGCTGTTCCAGCTGGATTTTTTGCGTATTCAATGGGTTGGAGCGCTGGTGATCGGCCTTTACTTCGCCTGTTTTGCCTACATTCTGGCGAACAAGCGGGCCGAGGTGGCGGCCATCAAATCGTCACCAAAAGAAAATATTCTGGATTTCCGAAAGATTGAACTTGCGGGATAAGGCCCCATTGATAGGTTAAGCCTATTCCGGGTTTGGAAATAATCAATTTTCACCCAGTGGGCCAAAGCCGTATCTTATGCACCGTTTTCAAGCCTAAACCCAAATGAACCAACAGGAGTTATTCTGAGATGGGTATCATTAACAGCGAAATCAAACCGTTCAACGCCACCGCATTCAAGCAGGGCGAGTTTGTTGAAATCTCTGAAGCAGACGTAAAAGGCAAGTGGGCCATTTTCTTCTTCTACCCGGCCGACTTCACCTTCGTTTGCCCGACCGAACTGGGCGATGTCGCTGACAAGTACGAAGAGCTGCAGAAGCTGGGCGTTGAAGTGTTCTCTGTGTCTACCGACACCCACTTCACCCACAAAGCATGGCACGACACTTCCGAGACCATCGGCAAGATCAACTATTACATGGTAGGCGACCAGACCGGCACCATCACCAACAACTTCGGTGTGATGCGTGAAGGCCAGGGCCTGGCAGACCGCGCTACTTTCCTGATCGATCCGGATGGCGTTATCCAGGCGATGGAAATCACTGCTGAAGGCATCGGCCGTGACGCAGACGACCTGCTGCGCAAGGTTAAGGCTGCCCAGTATGTTCGCAACCATCCTGGCGAAGTTTGCCCGGCCAAGTGGAAAGAAGGCGAAGAAACTCTGGCTCCGTCTCTGGACCTGGTTGGCAAGATTTAAGTTTCCCTTTTCGGGTGAAACTTGCAAAAAGGCCCGCACAGCGGGCCTTTTTGGTATCTATCAATCGACTTCATGGAATCTTATAGGTCTGAGCTATCAGATGGGTTGGGTCAATCAATTTGAGAAGGCCCCGGCTTGCCCTTATCGTACCTGCAACTTCAGATAACGATTCATTTTTGAATTCAGACAGTTAGTTTCACGACATAAAGGGGAATACCGAACATGTTGGACGCCAATATCAAAGGACAGTTGAAGGCCTACATGGAAAAGCTGCAGCAGCCTATTGAGCTGGTGGCAGCCTACGACGACAGCAAAAAGTCCCAGGAGCTGAAGCAGCTGCTGGAAGAAATCGAGCCGATGTCCGAGAAAATCAGCCTGCGGACTGAAGATTCGGCTGATGTGCGCCGTCCGTCGTTTGCCATCAACCGTGTGGGCACTGACATTGGCGTGCGTTTCGCCGGTATTCCCATGGGCCACGAGTTTACCTCTCTGGTCCTTGCGCTGTTGCAGGTGGGCGGCCACCCGTCCAAGGCTTCTCAGGAAGTGATTCAGCAAATCCAGGAACTGGACGGTGAGTTCGAGTTTGAAACCTATTTCTCCCTGTCCTGCCAGAACTGCCCGGACGTGGTGCAGGCTTTTAACCTGATGAGTGTGCTGAACCCGAACATCAAGCACACCTCCATCGACGGCGCCCTGTTCCAGAACGAAGTCGAGCAGCGTGAGGTAATGGCGGTGCCGAGCGTGTACCTGAATGGCCAGCCCTGGGGCCAGGGCCGGATGACGCTGGAAGAAGTTGTGGCCAAGCTGGACACCAACTCGGCGGAGAAAGAAGCCAAGAAGATCAACCAGAAAGACGCCTTTGAGGTGCTGGTGATCGGCGGTGGCCCGGCGGGTTCTGCAGCGGCCATCTACGCCGCCCGTAAGGGGATTTCAACCGGTATTGCGGCCGAGCGCTTTGGTGGCCAGGTAGCAGACACCATGGGTATCGAAAACCTGATCTCCGTGCCTTACACCGAAGGCCCGAAGCTGGTGGCGGCCATGGAACAGCACGTTAACGAATACGAAGTCGACATCATGAACATGCAGCGCGCCGAGAAGCTGATTCCGGCGGCGCAAACTGGTGGCCTGCATGAAGTGAAGCTGGCGAACGGCGGTTCCCTGAAAGCCCGCACGGTGATTCTGTCTACCGGTGCCCGCTGGCGCCAGATGGGTGTGCCGGGTGAGGAAGAGTACCGCAACAAGGGCGTGGCCTACTGCCCGCACTGCGACGGCCCGCTGTTCAAA from the Marinobacter sp. LQ44 genome contains:
- the ahpF gene encoding alkyl hydroperoxide reductase subunit F, which encodes MLDANIKGQLKAYMEKLQQPIELVAAYDDSKKSQELKQLLEEIEPMSEKISLRTEDSADVRRPSFAINRVGTDIGVRFAGIPMGHEFTSLVLALLQVGGHPSKASQEVIQQIQELDGEFEFETYFSLSCQNCPDVVQAFNLMSVLNPNIKHTSIDGALFQNEVEQREVMAVPSVYLNGQPWGQGRMTLEEVVAKLDTNSAEKEAKKINQKDAFEVLVIGGGPAGSAAAIYAARKGISTGIAAERFGGQVADTMGIENLISVPYTEGPKLVAAMEQHVNEYEVDIMNMQRAEKLIPAAQTGGLHEVKLANGGSLKARTVILSTGARWRQMGVPGEEEYRNKGVAYCPHCDGPLFKGKRVAVIGGGNSGVEAAIDLAGIVGHVTLIEFGEQMRADEVLQKKLRSLNNVKIITSGQTTEVVGTDGKVSGLNYTDRTTGESHHVELEGVFVQIGLVPNTEWLKGDIELSQHGEIIVNDRNETSIPGVFAAGDATTVPYKQIVISMGEGSKAALSAFDFLIRNSAE
- the ahpC gene encoding alkyl hydroperoxide reductase subunit C translates to MGIINSEIKPFNATAFKQGEFVEISEADVKGKWAIFFFYPADFTFVCPTELGDVADKYEELQKLGVEVFSVSTDTHFTHKAWHDTSETIGKINYYMVGDQTGTITNNFGVMREGQGLADRATFLIDPDGVIQAMEITAEGIGRDADDLLRKVKAAQYVRNHPGEVCPAKWKEGEETLAPSLDLVGKI